Sequence from the Streptomyces sp. R33 genome:
CCACGCCGGTGAACTGCTTGGCGACGTGGGTGTTCTGCGACAGGAAGCGCTCGACGCGACGGGCACGGTGGACAACGAGCTTGTCCTCCTCGCCCAGCTCGTCGATACCGAGGATCGCGATGATGTCCTGGAGGTCCTTGTACTTCTGGAGGATCCCCTTGACACGCATGGCGGCCGCGTAGTGGTCCGCCGCGATGTACCGCGGGTCGAGGATGCGGGACGTCGAGTCCAGCGGGTCCACGGCCGGGTAGATGCCCTTCTCGGAGATCGGACGGGAGAGAACCGTCGTCGCGTCGAGGTGGGCGAACGTGGTGGCCGGCGCCGGGTCGGTCAGGTCGTCCGCGGGGACGTAGATCGCCTGCATCGAGGTGATCGAGTGACCGCGGGTCGAGGTGATGCGCTCCTGCAGCAGACCCATCTCGTCAGCCAGGTTCGGCTGGTAACCCACTGCGGACGGCATGCGGCCGAGCAGCGTGGAGACCTCGGAACCGGCCTGGGTGTAACGGAAGATGTTGTCGATGAAGAAGAGCACGTCCTGCTTCTGCACATCGCGGAAGTACTCCGCCATGGTCAGACCGGCAAGCGCGACGCGCAGACGGGTGCCCGGGGGCTCGTCCATCTGGCCGAAGACGAGCGCCGTCTTGTCGATGACGCCCGAGTCGCCCATTTCCTCGATGAGGTCGTTGCCCTCACGGGTACGCTCACCGACGCCCGCGAACACCGACACACCGTCGTGGTTGTTGGCGACGCGGTAGATCATTTCCTGGATCAGAACGGTCTTGCCGACACCGGCACCACCGAACAGACCGATCTTTCCACCCTTGACGTACGGGGTGAGAAGGTCGATGACCTTGACGCCGGTCTCGAACATCTCCGTCTTGGACTCGAGCTCGTCGAAGCTCGGGGCCTTGCGGTGGATGGGCCAGCGCTCGGTGACCTCGGCGTTCGCCTCGGGGTAGTTGAGCACCTCGCCCAGGGTGTTGAAGACCTTGCCCTTGGTGAAGTCACCAACGGGGACGGTGATGCCCTCGCCCGTGTCGGTCACCGGGGCCTGGCGGACCAGGCCGTCGGTCGGCTGCATCGAGATGGTACGGACGAGGCCGTCACCCAGGTGCTGCGCGACCTCGAGGGTCAGGGTCTTGAGCTTGCCGTCCTCGGCCGGGTCGGCGACCTGGACCTTGAGGGCGTTGTAGATCTCGGGCATGGCGTCGACGGGGAACTCCACGTCGACGACCGGGCCGATGACCCGGGCGACGCGGCCCGTGGCGGCGGCCGTCTCAACAGTGGTCGTCATTACTTGTCACTCCCCGCGGTCGCGTCAGCCATGGCGCTCGCGCCACCGACGATCTCGCTGATTTCCTGGGTGATTTCGGCCTGGCGGGCCGCGTTGGCAAGCCGGGAGAGGCTCTTGATGAGATCCCCGGCGTTGTCGGTCGCCGACTTCATCGCGCGGCGGCGGGCGGCGTGCTCGGAAGCAGCCGACTGCAGCAGTGCGTTGTAGATACGGCTCTCGACGTAGCGCGGCAGCAGGGCGTCGAGGACGTCCTCCGCCGACGGCTCGAAGTCGAACAGCGGAAGGATCTCGCCCTTCGTGCTGGTCTCCTCCTGAGCCTGGTCGAGGCTGAGCGGCAGCATCCGGCTGTCCACCGCGTTCTGCGTCATCATCGACACGAATTCCGTGTAGACGATGTGCAGCTCGTCCACGCCGCCCTCGGCCGTCTCCGTCTGGATGGCCTCGATCAGCGGCGCCGCGACGCGCTTGGCGTCGGCGTAGGCCGGGCTGTCGGTGAAGCCGGTCCACGAGTCCGCGACCTTGCGCTCGCGGAAGCCGTAGTAGGCGACACCCTTGCGGCCGACGATGTAGCTGTCGACCTCCTTGCCCTCAGCGCGCAGCCGCTCGGTGAGCCGGTCGGCCTGCTTGATGGCGTTCGAGGAGTAGCCGCCGGCCAGACCGCGGTCGCTCGTGATGAGCAGGACCGCGGCACGGGTCGGCGCCTCGACCTCGGTGGTCAGGGCGTGCTTGGTGTTCGAGCCGGTCGCCACCGCGGTCACCGCACGGGTGAGCTCGGTCGCGTACGGCATCGATGCCGCCACCTTGCGCTGCGCCTTGACGATGCGCGAGGCGGCGATCATCTCCATCGCCTTGGTGATCTTCTTGGTCGCCGTGACGGCACGGATGCGACGCTTGTAGACCCGGAGCTGCGCTCCCATGAGTCAGGTCCCTTCCGTCGTCACTTGGAGACGTTGACGGCCGGAGCGTCCTCGCCCAGGAGCTTGCCGTCAGACGTCTCGAACTGCTGCTTGAAGGCAGCGATGGCGTCCGCGATCGACGTCAGGGTGTCGTCCGACATCTTGCCGCCCTCGGCGATCGAGGTGAGGAGGTCCTTGCGCTCGCGGCGCAGGTGCTCCAGCAGCTCCGACTCGAAGCGGCGGATGTCGGCGACCGGGACGTCGTCCATCTTGCCGGTGGTACCGGCCCAGACGGAGACGACCTGCTCCTCGACGGGCATCGGCTGGTACTGGCCCTGCTTCAGCAGCTCGACCATGCGCTTGCCGCGCTCCAGCGAAGCCTTCGACGCGGCGTCCAGGTCGGAACCGAAGGCGGCGA
This genomic interval carries:
- the atpD gene encoding F0F1 ATP synthase subunit beta, encoding MTTTVETAAATGRVARVIGPVVDVEFPVDAMPEIYNALKVQVADPAEDGKLKTLTLEVAQHLGDGLVRTISMQPTDGLVRQAPVTDTGEGITVPVGDFTKGKVFNTLGEVLNYPEANAEVTERWPIHRKAPSFDELESKTEMFETGVKVIDLLTPYVKGGKIGLFGGAGVGKTVLIQEMIYRVANNHDGVSVFAGVGERTREGNDLIEEMGDSGVIDKTALVFGQMDEPPGTRLRVALAGLTMAEYFRDVQKQDVLFFIDNIFRYTQAGSEVSTLLGRMPSAVGYQPNLADEMGLLQERITSTRGHSITSMQAIYVPADDLTDPAPATTFAHLDATTVLSRPISEKGIYPAVDPLDSTSRILDPRYIAADHYAAAMRVKGILQKYKDLQDIIAILGIDELGEEDKLVVHRARRVERFLSQNTHVAKQFTGVDGSDVPLDESITAFNAICDGDYDHFPEQAFFMCGGIEDLKANAKELGVS
- a CDS encoding F0F1 ATP synthase subunit gamma, yielding MGAQLRVYKRRIRAVTATKKITKAMEMIAASRIVKAQRKVAASMPYATELTRAVTAVATGSNTKHALTTEVEAPTRAAVLLITSDRGLAGGYSSNAIKQADRLTERLRAEGKEVDSYIVGRKGVAYYGFRERKVADSWTGFTDSPAYADAKRVAAPLIEAIQTETAEGGVDELHIVYTEFVSMMTQNAVDSRMLPLSLDQAQEETSTKGEILPLFDFEPSAEDVLDALLPRYVESRIYNALLQSAASEHAARRRAMKSATDNAGDLIKSLSRLANAARQAEITQEISEIVGGASAMADATAGSDK